The genome window TATTTCTCAAGGGAGAGCAGTGAGagggaggaaagaggaagatGTTACACAAGGGCCTGCTGAAATGAATTCCTGAGATGAATCATCTGAGAGCCCGATGAAGTCTGTGTTacctctctgtgcttctcaggCCCTATACTTGCATTTTTCTTGTAACATAATTCTTCCATCACATCTGAAAATAGAGGGCATCTCATTCTTTATTCCTATGTAATAAGACTGTCTCTGTCTCTAATACAGGGGTTCTTCGACTTGCAGAAACGATGCCATTTTTAATACAGGCAGATAGGCCAAAGACATTCGTCATAcaattacaatttaaaaaaataaataaatagccaTAGCCTGTGGTTCAGGGAGGGAGCAGGCTAAGACAACTGCAGAGACACTGCTTTGGAGAAAGGCAGTCCAGCAGTCCCTCTAAACACCCTATGCATGTGAGggagcctggctggctgcaTGCAGTCAGTAACTCAACAAGTGAGTCATTGCTACACTTTCCCAAGTACAGTCACATCAAGGTGTTACTGCTCAAACACCTTTTACTGAAAGCAAGTCATCATTTGGAATTAATGACAAATCAGTTCTGATTTATTCAAATAAGCTTAACCATGGGAAAGGCTAACAGGGTGGCTGGGGTGTCTCTGATGTTTGGGGACATTCCAGCTTGCCCCCATTCCCTGTTTATTGCTAGCTGCTTTGGGATTTCCCTTTATTTGCTAATGAAAAACCCTTAAAACAAATCCTACATGAAAAGTATCTAACCTGCACCTACCAGCTACTGCGATGTTCCTGCTTGGCCTTGCACTACCCGATGTGTTATGCCTTTCCTCAGTCACAGTCACAGCCCTGCAAATTCCTTGGCCACTCCTTTCCTGCTACCACCTCCACCCTGttctgcagtgcccagagctgggaagcTCCTCAGACAGCAGGGCAAGGTCCCCGCTGTACAAGCCTGcaggtgcagctctgcacaAGTGTCCTGGCCTAAAGCAGTGGTCACTTAATGCCACGTATTCACAGAACCTGTTCTGTGCCCTTGCTCCCTGTGTCCGTACCTGCCCTGGCTGGTTACGCTTTGTGCTCCAGGAGCAGTTCAATCACTGCAgtgtcctgctgagctgctccagcctaCAGGCACCAGCAGACACCTCTGAGGGACAGAAGCCAGCCCGCTCCCAGGCAGTCCCCTGCACCTCCCTACAGTGGGGCAAagggggctggcactgctgctcccctctATTGTTACCATTACCTGCTTTACCTTATTAAGAACCATGGGCTGGAGCTCCGCCTGAGGAACAGCTCCTCAGCCTTGAGACAAAAACTCAGCAGACGATGACTGTGACAGCTGTTAAGCCCAAATGAATGTGTTTGATCACGGCAGGAGAGTAGCTGGCAGTTCCAAGGGCTGTCCCTCCACACACCAAGCTGGGCTCTCCCAAGGCCAGCCCCTCActcttcccaggagctgcagtgcagggacCAGCCTGGAGCCTGTGCCACCCTCACACCCCCAGCGCCAGGAGACACAAACCCCATCCATGTGCAAGTCACCGCTTGTGCATCAGTCAGGATATCACTTTTATTAACTGGATTTTCCATTTCCGTTGCACACCATGAATGTTTGTACAATGAAAAAGCCAAACATTGCCAGAAGCAATAAGATCAGTTGGTATTTCTGTACCCTCTTAACACGCATGGATTCTTCCTTGGTGAGAAATTTTTATACTTCTGTTCATTAATTCTGCTTATTTAGACTGCTACTCTTAAAATTCTGTGTCAAGATTGTCACATCTTAAATACAGATTAAGTTGCTAGAGgtacattaattttttatatatttttatatacacacatacagaaaaatacaagacTAACTGTTTTTCCACAATATTTACTTTATACACTACTGTAACTATATGCAACTCTTAAAGACACGTTAAGGGGTACAAGAAACTGTTTACTTGCTCTAAATAGTTTGGTCCAATATTATCTTAATGTAGTGGTTATTCTCGCCCTTCCTTTTACGTGACGACATAACACGACGTACACCACATGCACAATCATTCACCTATCAACAGAGGGGGAGAGGACAGCACTCAGACTAACACATCTGTACACATCTGTACACCCAGAGGTCCAACCAGCCACACACAACTATAAGGCTGTAATACAACTATGCAGCATAAATGGTCAACACTGCTGTTCTAAAGTGAGCACCATATATACAGTCGTATATAAAAACATTGGAAACAAAATACACCTGGGGTTAGTTAAAAGGTGCCATTCCAAGGCTGTACATATCAGGAAAGAGTATTTACAATACTTGGAAAAAAGCTGCAACAAATAAAGTTTATTGCCAATGCCCTTTATAAACTCGTCTCCTACGTCGATGTTACGCTCACTGTCTGTGAACCACACATCTCATTTCTGGCCCTTGGTAAGATCCCTGCTCAAAAAATTCAAGCAATTATGTTCTATGGCTTCACCCACACATCTATGCTTGTAGCTTTTAACTAAACTGCAACTAGAGATTGAAACTTAAAGAAGCAGAACACTTCTCCTTTGCCTTGTTCCAGAAGCAGAGCCCCTGGCTCAGCTCACCAGGAAGGACACCCCATGCACTTCAGACTGTCTGAAGTCCTGCAGGAATCACAAGAACTGTTGTGAGCTGTGGCCATCGTGACCCAGCCGCTCTttggtgctctgctccctccacaGCAGACACAAAACGCACTGTATTGACCATTCTGAAAGTGTTACAAGATGCTCAACAGTGTCAAACTCCTCTGGGACACCCAGGGTCTGCCCAGGGCGCTGCTACATAGTACCCCCAGTTTCACTAGCATTGCTTAGAAGACCCAGTgcacagcatgaaaaaataaaacattcttgCCCTTCCCAAAACTAGGAATCtgcaatatattttattctagATAATAAAATTCCACAAAGTTAATTCATCTGGTCAAAAGTATCCTTTTGTACAGAAATACTCTAAATCAAGACCTTGCCATGGCAATGGGAAATCTGACAGGAAGGCTCAGAGCTGTGAAAGAAACACTTTCCTACAGGCTGTTTTAAATGGACTTTATGAACAAGTGCATTACTGAGGGAAAATAAGTGATGTACATGTGGGGAACAGCAGTATTTTAAGTCCTAAAAAGAGTAATAATAACAAAACTGTAAATGACAATTTCAATGTGAATCCAATTACCTAAAGGTTTTCCATCCCTTATTGCCTTCTGGAATCTCAGGGAGAGGAGGCGAGAACAGCAGAGGAGGTTTACATGTAGAAACCTAAAAGACTAAGTGTCATGATATACTACTAACAAAAGTAATTCATacaaatactttattttcagttaGCATGTAAAAACTCAGAAGTAGACTTAATAATTTACCTTTGTTATATTAAAAAAGATTGTCGGCTTGTAATATTAACATATTTCTATGGGAGAAAGCTGCCTTACAAATCTacttgcctcttttttttttttttttaaagaaaactgcctCTAGCAAAACAAGATCTTTCCGGTTTGATTTTTGAGCCACAACTTCATCTATATCATAGCTTAAGACAAATAGGTGTGGGTTTAAAATCATATTTCAAGATCACCAATTTTCAGTGCATCTTTGCTTTGTACAAGCCTTGGAACATCTGAAAGCTCCCTGAAGAGTTTTCAGCATCAAAACATTATTGCTTTGGTTCTGTTTCAGACACATAGAAGTATGCCACATATCACATATTTTAGTTTTCACAGAAGGTCAGAACAAGAATTAACATTTCATAAGCAAACAAAAGCTTCTCTTTCTAGTTTAAGTGCAGAACATGAAACTTCTAAGTGCTTCATTTACATTAGGATCCagatctttattttaatttcatccaGATCTTCCATAGTAAaattataaatgtaaaaattacacaataaaatattttgttgtgttgaaaaagaaaaacatatctGTTAGCAGCATGCAAAGACCATGCATCGTCATACCATcaagcaaacacaaaattaaaGTATAATAAATAACTGCTCGAAGCCCACTTAAAAATCTTAAGACAACAAAAGGGGGTCCGTGACAAGGTGTTCACAGCTCTGACCAGGAAGAATGACTCTGTCAAGCGAATCGAGCTGTTCAAGTCAGGTCATTGTCAAATGACATGACAGCAACTGGTTTGACTGGAGGTACACAGCAGCCCCTCCTTTGGGTTCCGCTGAATATTCACAGATATCTTTTCACAGAGAGGTAGTTGTAGCACATTGTTTTTCAAGTTCCTGTTCTTTAGCCTTTCCAATTCATTTGTTGTGTCTGACATTTGGTCGGAAAAAAATTTTAGGCTGCCCAGTGATGGAGGTTGGTTTGCACTTCCACTGGAGCTTATACACATTTTCCACGTTGATTTCTCCTGTACTTTTACACTGGAAAAGGACAGATTGTTTTGAGGATCAATAATGTATTTCGTGCTGCCGTGAATCTGTGAACCTAGACAAAGGCTCATTAGCTTCAGGCTTTCAACCAGTTCCCCTGCACTTCTGGATGACAGCTGCATGGAGTTTCCAGATCCAGCACATCTCCGAGTGGAACCCGAGGTGGTGTTGGTGTTCCCCCCAGAGCCACCGGAGGGACTCCCCCCACCTTTGCTGTTATCTCCCGGGCTCGTTTTGTCCACCCCTCCGTTGCCGTTGCTGGGTTTGCTTTGCCCACCACCgtctccctggctgccaggcGGCCCTTCGCTACTatccctcctgtgccaggagTAAGTGAACCCGCTGTCCTTGTCCAGACGCCTCCTGCTCTCCGAGTCGTCATCGCTggtttcagagctgctgcagctggagccccGGCCCTGGCTTTTCCTCCGGTGGTAGCGTTTGTGCACGGTGCTGGGCGAGGCGATGTTCATCTTTAACCTGCTGAGCTTTGGGGGCAAGTTCTCGTCCATGTCAAACTCATCATCTGACTCGCCCTCCTCGAAGATCTGGTTGAGGACTGGTGCGCTCTTTCTTGAAGTAAGACGGTTTGTAACCGAAGGCTTACGACGCAGAACAACTTGAGTAGAAAGAGAAATAGGTTTTTtatcttcctcatcctcctcttcatctTCTTCGACTCTGAACAAGCACTTCCGGCCACTGGTAGTGGGTTTTAAGCTCACCGATGGAACTGCTGAAAGTGCTGGCCCAGCCAGTTCAGGGATCTCCTCCTTCTTTGTGGAGTCCCCGAGGGCCTTGCTCCGGTGCCCGTTGAGAACATTCTCAGCCGTGCGAGCCGGTGAGGACTGGGGAACAGTGGCGTGGGACAGAGGGGTTGCTGTAAGGTCATCCTCCAGATCCTGGGGCACATCGATTTTTGTCGGCCACGACTGCCTGCATAAAAAATGGAAGATAAACAGGATGTTTAAATCACAGCAAGCATTTCAGAACTTACAAGGAAGTGTAAGATCTGCTCCAGAGAAGCACAAGTACTGACACACAAATTGGACTGCTGACTGCCATGTCTGTAAACAACAGTACCAAGTGACTGAGCACAAGGAAGTGTTCTCTAAGAATGTGCATTCctttggaaatgctgctgtttgAAAGGAACCATCTATACAAGAACACAGTTTAGAAATTATGTTGGTTACTGTCAAATCAAAATTTAAGATTTCACTGCTCTCAGAAAATGAATTAAGCaataaaaaaccctgaaataactgtgtttcaaaaaaataatctgagatTGGTACAGAACCACCAGTATACCTAGAGGAAGGTACAAGCCTATTCAAGCACAACTTAAGGAAGATTGTATTGCAAACTGCTTCTAATCTGAAGCTTCTGGGGTTTTCCCCCAATAttcttaatataaaaattagGTTAGAATTAACATGAGTGAGATTGAAAAGGTGAGTCAGATGAAACAGTCTCTCATTCTCACCAAACTTTATTCTACAAAGTTTCCttaaatttttaaacacatttaaacACATGTAAACTGAGATCATACATTTATTTGTCCTTAGCTGAGAATCTGGAATGATACAACTGCATGAATTGAGAACTCAAACTGCTTAAGAATATGACACTTGAATAAACTGTAAATCCAAGTTGAAAATGTATGACTCTATTATAGCATTAGCTCAAATCAAAAGGAAAGTAACATGAATGTCCATCAGTTTTACAAGTGGGCAGCTGGTGTCTTATCTCCAGCATCTCAAGCTACTCTCTAATGATTTGCATTTAACTTTAAATCCTAACATAGACTGTAATATTCCAATAATGCACACAGAATAAACTTAAGAACAAAGACTGTCAGTCTTTACTCTCGCTATTTTAAAAGCCTAATCCAAAAAACCAACATCTACAGACCAACACGTTAACACTGAACAATTCTTCAACTTCTTCACTCAGCATAGGCCCCACATTTCTTggctttcatttcaaaaagtTTGCCAATCTCTTAACTTTACATAACAAAAATACTCTCACTACTGCATGAAAAACTGTTGTAAAGACCTCTGTTCACATATGGACAGCATATTACAAGACATTCCCAACCATACTTTGTGTGTGCCAGAAGAAAGGGCTGCATGGCTTCATGGCCCAGTTTAGAAgcaagaggaggaggacagcAGAGAACATTTCACACCAAGTGTGACTCCAGGTATCTGCCTGACAGGCTGCATACAAAGACACAAGAATCACATCAgtttcctgctctctgccacGTCAGGAGGTCCAGCTGAAAGACAAGGGAAGGCTCAGACACCCCTTTGCTGCAGCAGGACTGCATCTGCTGAAGGCTGCACAGAAAAGGACCCTGAAGTGTGAGATACTGGTCTACACCAGGTTGTCTCCTGACAACTCTCTCCCCAGCTGTACAAACTTCGAGGAGGAGGCTGGACTAAAACCAGCAATAAACTCACCCAGCCTTGCTGCAGACTTTGCTTTGAAGCAGTTGCATCACTTTTGCTCAACCAGCAGTGCCAGAAACCTCCAACCCAGGACCCTCCAACAGTGGGACCTGGCTGCCCACACACTTCCTAAGCCTGTGTGGTGCATTCCCTGTGTGGAGCCATGCAGGCTCCTGCCTGtctcactgggagctgctggtggcccTCACCTGCCTCTCTCCAGTGGGGAGCTCTACCTGGAGGGAAGcaacaaaaccagcagctccAAGCCAAGCTGCACAGACAAGAAGTGAAGCCTGGGCTGTGGTCTTCCTTGGTACCATGCTGGCACCCTCCCTTAGGTCCCAGCTGTCTCCAGAAAAGCTGGGAAACACTGACCCAGTTTGCTGATGatttgtgctctgctgtgtaTTTTAAACACAATTGCCTGTAATTAACAAACAGGACTTAAATATGCTAGAAACATAACTACAAACatgacagaaaatgaagatctCAATCTTACAGGAACTTGCCACTCTAAAAGAACAGACTGGTTTGTCAGCAAAAATAGGAAGAGTTCTGTAGTTGTCACAATAAAGAGCAAATATAGTATCTTACAGTACTGTAGTTGCCAGGCAATAAACCTCCTCACTACAGTATGTTTATCTCTCATAGCAGCCCATGTTtgcctcccttcccttctgcctctccctttattcccAGTGGGcctgaggggagagagggacagaaaaCAAGTTCCAGGTTGGAAgtaagttaattttttttaatattttgaggTCTCAAAATCAAACTAATGCAATACTGAGTTGTCTTTTCTATAAGGTAATTCTATAGAAACACTTGGAATTTAGAACCATCATGGAGGCAAAGAACAGCTACTGGGACCATAAGAGCAAGGGTTCCCAAGTTTGTGCAGATGTCTTTGTTATAAAAATTCATACTCCTAGGGCAGGCTACAGCTACTCCAACTTTACTAATTCATATAATAATTTAGATTCATTGAACTTTTTGTTCCAGTTTCTTATATAACTAGAGCTGCTCTTTACTGAATGAGTGACACTGAgggaaaaaactccaaacaattCAAAAGCCAACTTTATAGTTTTAGAATTTCCATTTGAAGGTGAACTCCAGGTCTTCCTCTAGAGTAATTTGTTTTATAAGTAATACTTAGTATTAGGCACATTTgatgggatttcttttttcaaaaaagcTACCATAAAAATGAGGGGATGATCCATCATGAGAGAACTGCTGAGTCCAGGTTACAGAGGTGGGCTCTCTAACACCAAGCTCCAGACCATTTATGTCTGCAGAACCCTAGATGCCTGCAACAGTAACTCTTCTCAAGTACCTGCAACCACCTAAGATAAAATTTCCTACATTAGTGATCACTGAGTGAATGATGATTAAGTGTCTTTGTCATCCCCAGGTGGGACTGCATTCCCACCTGTAACATTCATGGAGCATCAACTCCTAATTCAGGGAGACAGAATGGTATTCAGAAGAGATGCCTCTAAAACCTCAAGCCTGAATCCAAGGTGACAACCATTGGAGACTTAAACCTATTTCCCAAGTGTGTGTCCTTACTCTGTAACAagtgttcattttttttacatttaactTGAGGTAGTTGTATCTTACTTTTATCAATTAGGCCAAGGAAAACTATGACTGTGCACCAGAAGGACATCCCAGCATTTATTCCTATTAAATGATTTCACATATGACTTTGCATGGAAGTTGCACAGAGAAACTTTTGGAATGAACAagttattttgtctttttctctaaATCATACAGATAAACAACACTGAAGGTGTTACTGGAGTTAGCAGTGCTAAACATCAGCACAAACACTTAGTATTCTTTTCTCATTAATAAATTATCTACTAATAATTGTTATTATTGCTAGTAGCAATTACCAGTATTTTACCTAAATGGGCAACTTTTGAAAAGACTGGAGGTTACAGGATGAAAGTTAATGAAAATGCCTCAGTACCTCCTCTTCCATCTTCACTGGAACAATTGTCAAGATGGGCCAACGAATATTTTATCCAATACCACCAGATCCCTAGTGGTCAACTCaactcaggaaagaaaaaccacaatgtttaagaaaaataactgcTCAAAACTTGAATCCTCCAATATCTATGTGGAAGTGGAAACTGTACTATTTGCCTTTTGGgggttcttttttttggttggttggtttttttaaagcatattcCGCTGTAACTGAGAATGTGGGATACTTTGGTAACTGGCAAATGAACTGGCTGAACATAGCAATACCAACTAGATGCCAGAAGCCAAATTCTCTCCTTTTAGTTTTACTGTGTCACAAGCTGAAACTTGGAAAATCTCAGGAACTCTTACTGTTAGGttttttaattcatgtttttgtcaaaaaaacccaatctaTTGCAGTATATTTAAGTGACTGATTGAAAtggtaaataatttttcttagaCAACAGGCACAGCAACTGACATGAAAAAGAACATAACCTACAGGTCAAATTTAGAGGGATTTCTCATTTATAACTAATTCCATATCAGCAGGTTTATGGATTATGCAACTAATTTTTCTCCAGGGATATGACATAACACAGTTTGTATGAGGAGCTGAAGGTCAATGAACAAGCCCTTTTCTAGGAGGTGTGAAAACTTGCCTCTTTAGGTACAGGCTTCAAATTGCCTTGTCATTTCCTGAGAAGGGTAGGAATTGAAAATATTATGTGCAACTGATTTCTGAACAGCTTCTGAAGAGTCTACAGCCCTTTGAAGACATTAAAATTTGCAATGAGTATTTTACTGTTTTCAAGAAAGCAGTACCTGAGTAATTTAATATTCTTAttaagacaatttaaaaaacaaacaaaccaaaaaaccccaaaaccctcccaGTCATTTAGATTCCTAAATTCTCACCTGAACTGGGCTTTGATGTTGCTGGGGCTTGCAGATCTGGTCTGAATTTccttctcttgtttttctcGCAGGATCCTTTCAGCTAGTAAGAAGTAAGTAGCAGTGATGTGATTGTATTTGTTAGTCTCCAATGCCCTGAGGAAAGTACAAAACATGAAATAACCCATCCATCAGTGGTTTCTAACAATTGGACATGCATCTTGCAGCTTGCTGTGCTTCCCATAGCAGGAAGAGTGCCTGAAAGCAGGACTACCCATTTCTGATCTTTTGACAAGCATGccttaattttattaaaaataaagagccAACAAGTCCAGCAATTTCAACTATAGTTAGGAGGAGACATCCTTAGAATATCATCCATCAAAAGTAAGgaattgttttttatttcacattctTTAAATGATAACTGTTTTTTATTAATGTTCTGCACCAGTGATGGGCTCTCCCACTGGCACATGCAACCACCAAGTACCAGTATTTTGTTATGcaacaaatggaagaaaactttaattattttaggGCCGTCACATTGAGTTTATAGCAAAAATAAGTTCATAAACCAGTAAGCATCACTCAGACATTGTAACAGAAAGGCTGCCCCTGTTACACAGCTAAAAGCTTAGGAAGTGAGactgctgctttcccttccaCATAAACAGTTTTTAACAGCTGAACAcattgaaaaaggaaaaaaatatttaagaccTCTTTCAATTCGGggaatattttagaaatttgGCTGTATTATTCTATTAGAAGCATCTATGTAGATTTCTAGCAAGCTCCCTCAGTGACAGTGACCATTATGCATTACATAGACAAAgggaataatattttaaattaacaaagATTCAGATACACTGGAAATGTGCTAGGGGAAAAATGCTAGAATTTGTCCCCTTCAAATATGCATGAGAGATGAAGAACAAGCATGGATTCCAAAGCATTTACGTTTACTCAAGACAGCTACTGCAGGAATCAAAACACTGTTCCAACACATTTCCTTGAAATTATTCCTAAATTTGGTTATACTTAAGTACTTCTGATCCCACAATATCCTATCACAGAGCAAGACTGCAATACTTTGTTTATTAACTGAATGCCCAGATATTTAAACACCAAAGTGCCCAAGGTTCTCAGGATGTTCTTGAATCAAAACCAAGAGGTGCACAAAACAAAGTGCATCCATCTAGGACGCTGCCGACTTACTCCACTATGGTGTCTCTGTCTGCGATGTCCCCAAGAACCATGCGCTGTATTATACTGTTGTGCTCCTCCTCAGACAGATTTTTGTATGATACAAGAGGAATATTATACTTGGTTGCAGGAGATGGATCAACTCCTTGGAGCCATGCATGGTTTTCAATCTCTTCCAAAGATGCCCTTCGCTTCGGGTCTCTCTGCAACATCCGTGTAATTAGActgtgaataaaaaataaatctaaacaaaaatgcacacaaagtgtttaaaaaagcagctgttttaAGAGCAATGTTAGGAAGGCATTTTCTGCTATCAGGTCACACAGATCTTCTGAAGTCTCAGAGTAAACAATGTGATGGGAAACTGTTTAGTCTCAAAGACATTACAAATACTGCTAAACTGAAACAGTTCATTAAAACTATAAATACCATAAACTCTACAGTTTTCATTTACTGTACTTAGATaattaatctgatttttctcatttatttgattttagtAGGTTTTATAGGGTAATTAGAGGTCACAGGTGGCCTATCAGCTAGTTGGTAAAGTAatagaaatgtgatttttttattattgctgctGTGAACAAGTATATGGAATGGCaagataaacaaaaatattttattctgaagtAACTATCAGAAATTTGAGCCTTCAGCATTCTTGAAAAAACTGTGATTTGTTCTACCCACatataaaaaaacctaaaccgATCAATGCACTCTCTGGGATGATGTAGGGACACATCTACTAATGAGTTGATACTGAGATTTTACAAATGCTGGAAAGAAAGTGCATGAATTCCCCAAGtaaacagagaaagaagacTTCATTAGCACAGCACATCTCTGTTCACTTACTATACATGGAAGATTCTTGGGGGAAGCATTTTTGGCTTTGCTCAACAAATATGGATATATGGCTTTGTTGCCAAGGTTACAAAGAAACTCTATTGCTCCAACATGTTCTCCAGTTCTCATATAgtgctttcttttccactgaatATACTATACCATGCAACTTCTGACTACAAGGCCACACACAAGCCACACAGTTAAtcacaattttttaattttttttttgtttgctttttttttcctgtgtgagaTGATGTATGGATTTAAGAAGTGGATTTAAGAAGTTGGATTTAATCCAaccttcttaaaaaaatctacagtaaaaaaagtcacattttattAGCTGTGGTCTCTGCCCTTACCAAGAGGAAAGGCAGGGTGAGACATGGGACCCTTgagtttctttgcttttgttaaTATTATGACAGA of Molothrus ater isolate BHLD 08-10-18 breed brown headed cowbird chromosome 1, BPBGC_Mater_1.1, whole genome shotgun sequence contains these proteins:
- the SNRK gene encoding SNF-related serine/threonine-protein kinase, coding for MAGFKRGYDGKIAGLYDLDKTLGRGHFAVVKLARHVFTGEKVAVKVIDKTKLDTLATGHLFQEVRCMKLVQHPNIVRLYEVIDTQTKLYLILELGDGGDMFDYIMKHEEGLNEDLAKKYFAQIVHAISYCHKLHVVHRDLKPENVVFFEKQGLVKLTDFGFSNKFQPGKKLTTSCGSLAYSAPEILLGDEYDAPAVDIWSLGVILFMLVCGQPPFQEANDSETLTMIMDCKYTVPPHVSKECKDLITRMLQRDPKRRASLEEIENHAWLQGVDPSPATKYNIPLVSYKNLSEEEHNSIIQRMVLGDIADRDTIVEALETNKYNHITATYFLLAERILREKQEKEIQTRSASPSNIKAQFRQSWPTKIDVPQDLEDDLTATPLSHATVPQSSPARTAENVLNGHRSKALGDSTKKEEIPELAGPALSAVPSVSLKPTTSGRKCLFRVEEDEEEDEEDKKPISLSTQVVLRRKPSVTNRLTSRKSAPVLNQIFEEGESDDEFDMDENLPPKLSRLKMNIASPSTVHKRYHRRKSQGRGSSCSSSETSDDDSESRRRLDKDSGFTYSWHRRDSSEGPPGSQGDGGGQSKPSNGNGGVDKTSPGDNSKGGGSPSGGSGGNTNTTSGSTRRCAGSGNSMQLSSRSAGELVESLKLMSLCLGSQIHGSTKYIIDPQNNLSFSSVKVQEKSTWKMCISSSGSANQPPSLGSLKFFSDQMSDTTNELERLKNRNLKNNVLQLPLCEKISVNIQRNPKEGLLCTSSQTSCCHVI